Proteins from a genomic interval of Salvelinus sp. IW2-2015 linkage group LG14, ASM291031v2, whole genome shotgun sequence:
- the LOC111973419 gene encoding trace amine-associated receptor 1-like yields MTMEPGISLSKAXIVENILLCFESVNGSCKRSIFPPTIRVLLYLLLGSMSVLTVCGNLLVIIPIIHFKQLHTPTNYLILSLAVSDLLLGVLVMPPSMVYSLESCWYFGDLFCKIYTSTDVMLSTASILNLCFISIDRYYAVCRPLLYRTKITVHIVLIMMLVTWTVSAVVGFCMIFLELNIWGMEDFYYKNFACEGECILFQNKVSSTVSSVISFYIPGIGMLSIYLKIFLIAQRQARSIQGTTNQNSVGKSQRKATKTLAVIMGVFLSFWTPFFVVNCIDPFINYSTPPVLFVTFVWIGYLNSTVNPMVYAFFYSWFRRAFRMIISGKIFQPDSSIIQLFSE; encoded by the coding sequence ATGACCATGGAACCAGGAATCAGTCTCAGCAAGGCRGAWATTGTTGAGAATATACTTCTATGTTTTGAATCAGTYAATGGGTCTTGCAAAAGATCAATCTTTCCTCCAACAATACGAGTATTACTTTATCTCTTACTTGGCTCAATGTCTGTTCTCACAGTGTGTGGCAACCTTCTTGTAATCATTCCCATCATCCACTTCAAACAGCTCCACACCCcgaccaactacctcatcctctctctggctgtgtcagaCCTCCTCTTGGGGGTTTTAGTGATGCCTCCCAGCATGGTATATTCACTGGAAAGCTGCTGGTATtttggagatttattctgtaaaaTCTACACCAGCACTGATGTCATGTTGAGCACTGCATCCATTCTTAATTTGTGTTTTATTTCCATTGACAGGTATTATGCAGTGTGTCGCCCTCTCCTTTATAGAACTAAAATAACTGTTCACATTGTTCTGATTATGATGCTGGTCACCTGGACGGTTTCTGCCGTAGTAGGGTTTTGTATGATATTTCTGGAGCTCAATATTTGGGGCATGGAGGATTTTTACTACAAAAATTTTGCCTGTGAGGGAGAATGTATTTTGTTTCAAAACAAAGTGTCGAGTACTGTGTCTTCGGTGATCTCATTCTACATCCCAGGAATAGGGATGCTTAGCATCTACCTAAAGATTTTCCTAATAGCACAGAGACAGGCACGCTCAATTCAGGGTACAACCAATCAGAACTCTGTAGGCAAATCAcagaggaaggccaccaaaacacttgctgtcattatgggggtatttcTATCATTCTGGACACCCTTTTTTGTCGTCAACTGTATTGATCCTTTTATTAATTACTCTACCCCACCCGTTTTGTTTGTAACATTTGTATGGATTGGCTATTTGAATTCAACCGTTAATCCTATGGTGTATGCATTCTTTTACAGTTGGTTCAGGAGGGCGTTTAGAATGATAATTTCTGGTAAAATATTTCAACCTGACTCTTCAATAATACAATTGTTTTCAGAATAA